In the Phaseolus vulgaris cultivar G19833 chromosome 7, P. vulgaris v2.0, whole genome shotgun sequence genome, one interval contains:
- the LOC137829820 gene encoding putative transcription factor bHLH086 isoform X1, whose translation MQAANAKKPCITTSKATKPKSSPLKDPQNVAAKNRRERISERLKTLQELVPNGSKFAGPLAFENEEYNGSLPNLKLKRQRHRMMEVVLHH comes from the exons ATGCAAGCTGCCAATGCCAAGAAGCCATGCATAACTACAAGTAAAGCAACAAAACCAAAGTCAAGCCCACTCAAGGATCCTCAAAATGTTGCTGCCAAG AACAGAAGAGAGAGAATAAGTGAGCGGCTTAAGACACTCCAAGAACTGGTCCCTAACGGCTCCAAG TTTGCAGGTCCACTGGCCTTTGAAAACGAGGAATACAATGGGAGCTTAcctaatttgaaattgaaacgACAAAG gCACCGGATGATGGAAGTCGTACTTCATCACTGA
- the LOC137829820 gene encoding putative transcription factor bHLH086 isoform X2 gives MQAANAKKPCITTSKATKPKSSPLKDPQNVAAKNRRERISERLKTLQELVPNGSKFAGPLAFENEEYNGSLPNLKLKRQRLSTG, from the exons ATGCAAGCTGCCAATGCCAAGAAGCCATGCATAACTACAAGTAAAGCAACAAAACCAAAGTCAAGCCCACTCAAGGATCCTCAAAATGTTGCTGCCAAG AACAGAAGAGAGAGAATAAGTGAGCGGCTTAAGACACTCCAAGAACTGGTCCCTAACGGCTCCAAG TTTGCAGGTCCACTGGCCTTTGAAAACGAGGAATACAATGGGAGCTTAcctaatttgaaattgaaacgACAAAGGTTGA gCACCGGATGA